The DNA window CGCCGCCACCATCGGAACAGTCTACTACGGCAGCCAGACGCCGAAGGCCCTGGGCAACGGCATCCATGGGATTGCACTGACCGGCGGCGCCAGTGGTGTCACCGTGGGCGACCGGAACGACCGCTTCAGAACGTTCATCACCCACCACGTGGAGGGCGCCGGAATCTACCTTGCCGGCACCGAGACGCGCGACAATTCCATCTCAGGAGCGGTCATCGGGCGACCGGACAACCTCGCCGTGTTCAGCCTTGGATCAGGCGGCGCCGGGAATGCTATCGGCATCCACATCACCGCAGGCGCTCACGGCACCCAGGTCGGGATACCCGGCGAACTGGTCCGGAGCCCCGAATACGACAACGGTGCGATTCGACCCTGGAACGAAATTGAAAACAACAACGTCGGCATCCAAATCGAGTCGGGTGGTGATCCCTCCCAGACCATTCCGTCCGACAAGAACACCCCGTTTGCCCCTCGCGGCGCCAATGTGGTCGTGAACAACCGTATCGGCCATATCAAGGATCCACAGGTCTTCAACGATACGGACCGGGGCAACGCCATCGGGATCGTGCTGACCGGCAATGCCGCGCAGAACAGGATTGGCGGGCCGGGTCCGGCTGAAGGCAACTTGATTCATGGAAGCGGATCGGTCGGGCTCCTGATCCAGGGTGTCACCCACGACCGTCCGGAATTGGCCAACCGAATCATCGGAAACGAATTCAAGGGTACCGGAACTCTGATCGAAAATCCGGTGGACCCGCGCGAAGGCAGCATTACGAGTGCCGCCATTCTTCTCCATGCGGGTACGGCCAACCAGATCATCGGTGGGAACAACCCGGGCGAAGGCAATCTCATTACCGACGGGCTTATCGGGATAGGACTGGAAGGTGCGAACGCCAATGTGATCACCGGGAACGAAATCGGCGGCTTCAGGATCACCGGATTTCCGAACAGCATCTTCACCCAGAATCGCCAGGCCGGCATCTTCCTGATCGCCAGCGCGGGCAACCGGATCGGTCCGGGAAACACCATCGCGGGAAACGGACGACCGGACGGCCCGGCACTGGGCGGCATCTACCTCCGGCTGAGCAGCGGAAATTTCATCGTGGGAAACACCCTCGGGAATCTCCCGGTCTCTCAATTGCGCCGCAACGAGCCGGGCAACATCCTTGTCGACAATTCGCCCGACAATCTGATCGGCCTTCCGGGACCCGATGGGCCCAATGTGATCGGGCTGGGTGCCGGGTCCGGAGTTCACCTCTTTGGCGCGCTTTCCTACGGAAACATCATTGACAGCAACTTCGTCGGGACTGACGGAAACAACGCCGCTCTGGCCAATGCCACCGAGGGCATCCTCATCGACGGGGACGCGTCAGCGAATCTCGTACAAAACAATACCATTTTCGGCAACGGGACCGATGGAGTCCGCATCAGCGGTTTGAATACGGCGGAGAACCGGTTGTCGCTCAACTCGATCAGCGGACATACGAACGGCAAGGGCATCCGGCTTGAAGGATCGGCCAACTCCGGGATCCAGCCTCCCGAATTGACGACCGTCAACGGGTTCGACCTGCTCGGAAGTGCACCTGCGGGCACGCCCGACAACAGTCTGGTCGAAGTCTTCCATGATCCCGACGACGAGGGCCTCATCCCCTTTGGTCTGGTCACGGTCCGGAACGAGGAGTTCAGCTTCAACGCGGCTCTCAATCCCGGCCTTACCCTCACCGCCACCCTGACGGACCCGGACGGGAACACTTCCGAGTTCTCCTCTGTCTTGACGCTGAGCACGAACAAGCTTTCGACGCTTGACCTTCGCCGCCGGGAAGGTGCACCGGAGGAGCGCAGCGCTCCGGCGAATCCGGTCGCCCTCGCCATCCTGCCGATGGTCCTGACCGCTCCGCCGGATTTTGCGGCGGCGGTTGAGTCGGTCACCTTTGAGGCTTCCGGCAGCATCGATGAAAGCGCCGATCTTCAGGGACTTGCCCTTTTTCGCGACGAGGACGATGACGGCCTGCTGACCAGCCGTGACACCATGATCAGCCCGGTTGGGACGATCGACGTCGATGACGGCGAAGTCACCCTTACGCCGGATGCGACCCTGCAGGCAGGTTCGCGTGAGTCTTGGCTTCTCGCGGCGATTCCAAAGAATGGAATCGCCCCGGGTTCGACTTTGATCTTCCGGCTCGTCTCGGCGGAAAATGTTGCGAGCAGGGTCTTTTCATCCAACGCCGCCATCTCCGAAACGGGTGTCTTTCCCATTGTCAGCGACACGGTCACCCTGATTGAACCCGTGGACGCCTACGATCAATGGCGCGAGGACACCTTCTCTCCGGAGGACGCCGCCAACGACGCTGTCAGCGGACGCAACGCCGACCCCGACGAGGACGGCATTCCGAATCTGCTCGAATTCGCCCTTGGTACGAATCCCGGGGATCCGGATCCCTGGAACAACGCGCAGATCTCATTGGCTGGTGACCATTATGTCTTCCAAATTCCGACCGACGTTTCCATGGCGGATTCAACTGTCTTGGCCGAAGCATCGAGTGACCTCGTGGCCTGGAGTTCCGGTCAGGAGGTGGCTGATCTCGTCGGCATGATGGAGGATGGGATCGGCGGCTTCCTCGTCGTGGTGAAGGTTCCGCTTCCACTGGACGAGGCCACGCCGGTCTTCGTCCGGCTGGTATTCGAATCTGCCGGACCTTGAATCGAGACCCCTGTTTTCTTGGCCTGGTCCGTGGAGGGGAAGGCCAAGGGGTCAGACGTTGTAGTTTGTAGTTGGACTGGCCTGTTGCCGGCCGAAAGATTGATCAGAGATCAGTACCGGACTGAATCCGGGAGTGTTGACACTCTAGGTCAGAACCCTGGAGTTCTGCCGAGGCGTCGGTTACGTCGGTTGGTTGACTCCTTCTGCCTCTCTGGCGCTTTCGGCCGCTCTGGTAATACTACAATCTACAAAGCCTGACCCCTTCATTACCTTCCTAGGGCGAATCGACATTCAAATTGTGCGCTTCCGCAGACCCGTCCGAAGGATGAGAGCGAAGCGGAAGGTCGCGGCGTTGGTGGCACGGACACGTGCTTCCAGTACGCCTTCCGTGCCACCGCCTTGCGCTGCTTCCGCTTCTCTTCTCACCAGCAGCGCAATTTGAATGTCGATTCGCCCTAGGGTGGCCTGCAGGGCATTGACGAGGCCGCCTTTCCTCATCAGCTCGAGATCGACTATGTGCGGGCCAACCAGTCGGCGCGGGACGAGTGAGAACCCCGTCGGTTCCAGGAAGTCCGGATCCCTCTCGGCGGCGCCGGCGCCATATCAGGACATCGGACCCGGAGCATCCGATGACTCCAGCACCCAGACGATGGTCCATCCACTTTCGTCATCGACATAGACGAGAGTGCTTGCATCGGGAAGGCCGGTTTCGACGTATTCAACCGTCGTTCCGGTTGATGGGCGGGGGTCGGTCTGCCTCAGGCTCAGGTAGCCGACGGCAAGGAGGGCCAACGCGGCGGCGGTCCCGACCCACGGCAGGGGGCGTGCCCACCAGGCCGGGACCGTTTCGGCCGGGCGGGATTCTTCGCGGTTGCGCAGCGTCCTTCGAATGTCGTACCAGGCGGCGATCGGGTCGGGTCTCGGGGCCGGCGCGCCTGCCTTCATCGCTTCCCCATACCCGGCCCATGCGGCGGCTGTATCGCGGCAGGTGGCGCACTCACTCAGATGGCGCTCGAGCGCCTCGACCCGCGCCTCAGGCAATTCGCCGTCAAGGTGACGGCTGAGCGCTTTCTCGGCCTGGCGGCAATTCATGCTGGAAGTCTGGCACACGTTGGCTCCATCCGCAATAGTGCAGGGTCGCCGGTGGGCTACCGGCGACCCGACCCGTTCCCAATCATCCTCTTCCGCAGTGATGCCGGTCGCCGCTCACCGAGACCCAGACGCGGACGCGGGTGGTCACGTGGCGGCCCGGAATCCAGATCCGCTTCGTTTCACCACAGCGGTTGCTTCTGTAGGACCAGTAGCCGGGAACCCACCTGAGCTCGGTCCGGTAGACCCAGCGTCCGTGGTCCGCCCGATCATTGTGATGCCGCTCGACGTAGCAGCGGTCGGACCGCCTGCCCTGCTCGTTGTCGCTGTAGTTCCGACGATCAAGGCGTCCCCGGTCAAAGTTACCGTCACGACGGCCTCCGTGGCCCGCGTCAATGACCACGGTGGTATCGTCCCTGGAGTCGGAGGCCATCGTTCCCACGATGACACCTCCGATGAAGCCGCCGATGGCGGCGATCGCTTCGTCACCGGCTTTTGCCGCTGGCGGACTGCCTATCATTGCGATGACGGCCGATGATGCGATGAGGGTGGCATTCAGTTTCATGGTTTCTCCTTGGTTGAGGTGGTGTTTGACCAAGGGACGAACGCTGCCGAGGGTTTATTCAGTCTTTTTCCGAACGGCACGGTGGCCGTGCCGGGCGTTGTCACTGGAGAAGAAGCCCTGATAGAGGACTTCGTATTGAGAACGGCAGGCAGTCATACCCGGGGGCGACGCCGCCTGCCATGGGGCGTTGGGTTACCTTCCGGTTCGTGGGGTGGATGCGCACCATGCGTGCGCCGTGTCCGGCCTCAGTCGACTTCCAGGATGACGATCAGGTTGCCTTTGCCCCCCCGGGCACTCGGCCCCCCCAGCAGAGTGGGAACTCCGGGTTTCATGCGAACGGTCGTGTTAATGACGGTTTGATCACCTCGGCGCCAGGTCACCCGGGCCCTGACGGTTCCGCCACCGTCTCCGGTTGTCTCGATCGCCAGAACGTCGCCGCCAAATGTCAATTGTCCCTTGCCGGGGACATCGACCCGCGTGGAGGTACGGCCGACCTGGCGGTAACCCTCGAACTTGAAGAGACGCCGCAGGGTAGGTTCAACCTTCGACAGGCTCGAATCAGTCGGGCCGGCATCGTTCGATGCAAGGATCAGGATTCCTTTGATCGAGACCGATTCGGCCGCTGTCGCAGGCGAGGGCGCGACGGCGAAAACGAAGAACAGTGCGGCCAGTCCGGCCAGGATATTGGGCGTCTTCATAGGAGATCCTTCAGTTTACTCTGGATGGCTTTGCGCGCATTGAAAAGCCGGGACATGACGGTTCCCTTGCGGCATCCCAGGGCGTGGGCGATTTCCGCATAGGAAAGGCCCTCGATTTCCCTGAGGGCCAGGACGGCGCGTTGTTTGATCGGGAGCTTCGACAGGGCGGCCTGGAAGCGGTCTTGGATTTCGGATGATTGCGCCGCCCGGTCAGGAGTCTCATGCCTCGGACCCTCGCGGACCACAGGGCATCGGGCAGCATCCTGGTCGGGAAGGGCGACCTCGCGCATGCGCTTGCGCTTGCGCAGGAAATCAAGGGCGGTTCGGGTGGCGATCCGGGTCACCCAGGCACCGAACGGCGCATCGCCCCGGAACGACTGGATGCCGTCCCAGGCCTTAATCCAGGTCTCCTGGCTCAGGTCCCGGGCATCGTGATCATGGCGGACGAACGCCCATAGGTGCCGGTAGACGCGCTCATAGTGTGACCTGACCAATTCCCCGAAAGCGGACTCATCGCCGTTCCTGGCGGCTTCAATCAGGGCTGGGGTTGGATCGGCCATGGGGTCCTGTGGGATAGCCGGGAAGGGTTCAAAGGTCCGTAGCAGATTGTGGGGCACCCGAAGGAGGATGCAACCAATCCGGGACCGTCCGGACGCTTTGACTCTCGAACCCCCGGGTTGTTCCGGACACAAGGGTCGACCCTGCTGCCGGTCCAGGCGGGGAAGGGCAAGGGGGCAGGCGTTGTAGTCTGTGGTTGGAGTGGCCTGTTGCCGGCCGAGCGATTGATCAGGGATCAATACCGGACTGAATCCGGGAGTGTTGATGCCTGACTGCGTGGGGGGTCGCGGACCGCGCCGTGGCTCCATCGCTGGAGACCGCATGGAATCCAAGAGTAACTGCCGCTATCCCGGATGCGGCGGACTCGACACTCTAGGTCAGAACCCTGGAGTTCTGCCGAGGCGTCGGTTACGTCGGTTGGTTGACTCCTTCTGCCTCTCTGGCGCTTTCGGCCGCTCTGGTAATACTACAATCTACAAAGCCTGACCCCTTGAGGCTATTCCTGCCGAGGCTGTATGCGGTGGGCGGATCTTTGGCGGGGGCTGCGCGGGGAAGTCATTGAACCTCTGGTGGGATTCAAAACCGACCACCTCTTCATTCATTCTCCGAGCGTCGCGTACCAGACGCCGATCCGGTCGTGAACGGCGGGGCTGTTGAGCACGCCCTGGTGGGTCAGGCCGGCGAAGACGTGGGTCTCGCCCTTTGAATGGGTGGAAACGAGGGGCTCGTAGCGGCCGGCATCGAAGACTTCGTCGTTGGCTCCCACCACCACCAGCAGCGGGACCTTGATCGCTTCAAGGGCGACGGCGGCATCCTCAGGCGGATTGGGCTGGGCCGAGGCGATTGCCGCGAAGGAGTAGGCCGGGAATTCGGGAGGCTTGTTGAAGTTGATGACGGGCAATCGCTCGAAGACATGGATGCCGACCAAGCCCAGGAATATCTGCCCCATCAGCCGCTTGCCGTTCATCTGGACATACCGGCTGCCTTCGCGGGCCTCCTCTGAGCTGGGCTCCGGTGGCGGGTGACGGACGGGGTCCCCGAAGTTCGGGGCGATCAGAAGGTAACCGTCCACCGCCGGCGCCTCCTTCCGCAAGGCATAGCGGAGGGAGATGCCTCCTCCCATCGAGTGGCCGCCGAGGACGACCGGGCGACCTGGCCGGGTGGCGCCGAGCGCCGCCAGCATGTCTTCCACGTCCTCCTCGTATTGGCCGGTATGGTCGAGATTGAAGCGGTCGCCCGACGACCGGCCGTGGCCGCGCAGGTCCGGGGTGATCACTTCGGCTCCGGTCGCGACCTGCAGCTGGCCGGCGAAACGGTTGAGAATCGAACTGTCCGCGGCCACCCCGTGGAGAAAGAGGATCGCGGAGCCGTCCTCCGGTCCATACCGCCGGGCAAAGAGTGTTTCCCCGTCGCGTGTGGCAAAGGTGTCCTCCCGAAACGGGACGTCCATGCCGAAGTCGGCCCCGGCAGCGGTCTCCGCCGCCCTCATCTCCTCCAGGCTGAACCGTTCTCCGGCAAAAGGCTCTGGGTAGGGCCAGAAGACAAGGGTGGTGCAGATGGCCAGGTAGAGGCAGGCCAAACCAGTCAGGATGATGGCGGTCCATCGCAGGAATCTCATGATCAGGTCTCCAGGGGTCCGTGAATGGGTGGCTCTTTCATGGAAGTGGGTCGACGTCTTGGGGATTGGCGGCCCGGCGCGTGCAGCGGGTCTCGGTGGCGGCAGAGGGTCTGCTCAGGGGCTTCCGCTGCCAAATAGGGCAAGGGACGTTCCCAGGGCGAGGCCGAAGAGCGCTTCCGGAACCGAGAGCCGCTTCTTTCCCAGGAGGTTTCCGTAGGCGATGCAGAGGGCGACAAGAGAGAGGATGAAGAAGACCCACATGACCCAGGTCGGGAGGGAACTCCGTGTCAGGCCGATCCAGTGGAAGGCCGCTTCCTCGGAACTGGTGTGTCCGAAGACGGCCAGGTAGAAGTTGGCCTTGCTGCGTTCGAAGGTGAGCAGGAGCCCGGAGACCAGGAGCATGCAGGAAACGGCCAAAGGCAGGAACTGCGAGTAATATGCCGGAGTGAACCAGACGGTCGGGTCGGGGTTGAACTCGACCCGCCAGGCAAAGCTGATCGTGGCCATCAGGCCGGTGGCCAGGAATACGATGCCCGTGGCCTTGACCAGGGGCCGGATTCTCCGGCGGAGTTTTCCGCGCGGTGTTGAGACCGGATCCGATGGCCCTTTTTTGATCTGGTTGGGACTGGACACCTGTTCTAGAGGTTGAGAGCGAGGCCGATCAGCAGAGCCGAGGCGATGACAGCAAAGAAGGCTCGGACTATGTTCCAGCGGATCCAGCTTGCTTCGAATTGTCTACAAATTTCTTCTCGTGCGGCCCCGTCAAGGGATTCCAGATCCTGTCGCTGCAACCGGTCGTTCAGCGGCAAATGAACCATGACAGTGGGTCCCTGGACCCCGAAGAGAAAGAGCCCGCTCGCTGCGACCGCGAGAATGCGATGGGCGCCCTCCAGGTGCCAGAGCGCGAGAACGGCCGACACGACTACAGCGACGCAGGCGCCGGCCCAGACCGCGAGGAAAAGGGGCTGCCGGTCCTGGATGACCCCGTCGATGGCCTTGAAAGCCTCAAGGAAAGCGAGGTCATCCAGCCGCCGTATCCCCGGCATGGCCACGCAGGCAAACGCCCACAGGAATCCAGCCACGAGGGAACAAAGCAGGCTGGAGAGGAAGAGGCTGGTCAGGTAGAGGTCCATGGGAGTCGGGGTAGGTACGCGGCCGGAGGCTTCCCGGAGCCGGTCGGGACGGGTGGCAGGTCGAACCCGCCAGTTCGTCGTCCAATCCGGGACGGAGAAAAGCGGTGAAGTCTTATCCGACCTTCATCTTCCACAGATCCGCTGCGGCCGCCAAAGCGATCCTAAACAGGTCCATGATTCCTCCTTTCTGACAGATCAACCGGTGCCTGTATTTCGGTCCGAGCAGTTCCGGATCGGGAGGAGGCATCAAGCTGCCTCGAGATTGCCTGCCTTCTGACGAAACAGCTGAGAGCGAGCAGGCACATTGCTCCTATGATGAGTTCTGTTGCCATTGCCCAGATAAGCGGGTTGGAGGGCAGTCCATCGAGCGCAATACTGATCAACCGTGAACCACCGAACAGGCCATAGACCATCGTGGCCAGGATCAGGGCGGTCTGGGTGCTGCTCGCTCGAACCGCACCCAGCAGTATGGCGAGAGCACATCCGATCAGCAGGCCACCCGGGGCCCTGACCTCCGACAGTTCACTCGGATCGTTTCCAAGCGCTATCCCGTTGGCCGCGAAGAAAGCATGTGGCTGGAGCAGCGTCGCGCATCCAACCGCAAGCAGGAGCCCACCGGACACCAGGAGCAGGATACGGGTCAGGGGGTTCTTCATGCGACTGCCCTCCAACGACCAGTGGCGGCGACGGCTCGCGCAAAATCGGCGAAATCCTTTGGCGGACGTCCCAAAGCGCGTTGGACGCCGTCCGCCAGATGGGCATTTCGGCCGTCGAGGACGGTGGAGAACAGGTAGTCCAGCATCCAGACGACCTCCTTGGGAGCTCCGGAGGCCGCCACCTCTTTGAGGAAGGCTGCGTGCGGGACGGGCAGGAAGGTCACCTCGCTCCCGGTGGCCCGGGAGATCTCGGCTGCAATGTCGGCGAAGGTCATCAGCTGGGGGCCCGTCACTTCGTAGGTCTCCCCCTCATGTCCCGGCCCGGTCAGGGCCGCGACGGCGACCTCGGCGATGTCATCGACGTCGACGAAAGGCTCCGGTGTTTCATCCGTCGGCAGGGTTATTCGGCCTGTCTCGACCATCTCGGCGAAGGCACCCTCGGTGAAGTTCTGGAAAAACCAGCTGGCCCGGACGATGGTCCACGCCAGTCCGCTCTCCCGGACGATGCGTTCGCAGGCCTGGGCCTCGGCTTCTCCGCGGCCGGAGAGGAGGACGAGGCGGGAGACGCCGTGCTTGCCGGCACGGTCGACGAGAGCCTGAATGGCGTCGGTCGCCCCAGGCATGGCAAGGTCCGGGGCGTAGCTGATGTAGACGGCCTCGACGCCTTCGAGGCAGGCATCCCAGCCGGCCTGCCGGTGCCAGTCGAAGGGCGGTTGCGCCGATCGGGAGCCGATACGGACGGGGCGCCCCATGGATTCGAGGCGGGCTGCGATGCGGCGACCGGTCTTTCCGGTGCCGCCGAGGACGAGAATGCGCCCTTGAGTGGACGCGGACAGGTTCGAAGATGACTTCATGGTTTTTCGATGGGTTGGTGTTTGGTTGACCAGTCCATGCTACCCCATCTCCAGGACCTGTTTCTTGACCGGAGAAGCCAAAGCGTTGACTTCGGGCGCCAA is part of the Opitutaceae bacterium genome and encodes:
- a CDS encoding NosD domain-containing protein; translated protein: DGHGIEVAGSTAAGSSIEGCRIGYDNTNGSASANLGSGIRIAPGSKDILVGSRVAVSESEVNSIGGNQDHGILVEGPGLERIRINAATIGTVYYGSQTPKALGNGIHGIALTGGASGVTVGDRNDRFRTFITHHVEGAGIYLAGTETRDNSISGAVIGRPDNLAVFSLGSGGAGNAIGIHITAGAHGTQVGIPGELVRSPEYDNGAIRPWNEIENNNVGIQIESGGDPSQTIPSDKNTPFAPRGANVVVNNRIGHIKDPQVFNDTDRGNAIGIVLTGNAAQNRIGGPGPAEGNLIHGSGSVGLLIQGVTHDRPELANRIIGNEFKGTGTLIENPVDPREGSITSAAILLHAGTANQIIGGNNPGEGNLITDGLIGIGLEGANANVITGNEIGGFRITGFPNSIFTQNRQAGIFLIASAGNRIGPGNTIAGNGRPDGPALGGIYLRLSSGNFIVGNTLGNLPVSQLRRNEPGNILVDNSPDNLIGLPGPDGPNVIGLGAGSGVHLFGALSYGNIIDSNFVGTDGNNAALANATEGILIDGDASANLVQNNTIFGNGTDGVRISGLNTAENRLSLNSISGHTNGKGIRLEGSANSGIQPPELTTVNGFDLLGSAPAGTPDNSLVEVFHDPDDEGLIPFGLVTVRNEEFSFNAALNPGLTLTATLTDPDGNTSEFSSVLTLSTNKLSTLDLRRREGAPEERSAPANPVALAILPMVLTAPPDFAAAVESVTFEASGSIDESADLQGLALFRDEDDDGLLTSRDTMISPVGTIDVDDGEVTLTPDATLQAGSRESWLLAAIPKNGIAPGSTLIFRLVSAENVASRVFSSNAAISETGVFPIVSDTVTLIEPVDAYDQWREDTFSPEDAANDAVSGRNADPDEDGIPNLLEFALGTNPGDPDPWNNAQISLAGDHYVFQIPTDVSMADSTVLAEASSDLVAWSSGQEVADLVGMMEDGIGGFLVVVKVPLPLDEATPVFVRLVFESAGP
- a CDS encoding zf-HC2 domain-containing protein — its product is MNCRQAEKALSRHLDGELPEARVEALERHLSECATCRDTAAAWAGYGEAMKAGAPAPRPDPIAAWYDIRRTLRNREESRPAETVPAWWARPLPWVGTAAALALLAVGYLSLRQTDPRPSTGTTVEYVETGLPDASTLVYVDDESGWTIVWVLESSDAPGPMS
- a CDS encoding sigma-70 family RNA polymerase sigma factor, translating into MADPTPALIEAARNGDESAFGELVRSHYERVYRHLWAFVRHDHDARDLSQETWIKAWDGIQSFRGDAPFGAWVTRIATRTALDFLRKRKRMREVALPDQDAARCPVVREGPRHETPDRAAQSSEIQDRFQAALSKLPIKQRAVLALREIEGLSYAEIAHALGCRKGTVMSRLFNARKAIQSKLKDLL
- a CDS encoding alpha/beta fold hydrolase yields the protein MRFLRWTAIILTGLACLYLAICTTLVFWPYPEPFAGERFSLEEMRAAETAAGADFGMDVPFREDTFATRDGETLFARRYGPEDGSAILFLHGVAADSSILNRFAGQLQVATGAEVITPDLRGHGRSSGDRFNLDHTGQYEEDVEDMLAALGATRPGRPVVLGGHSMGGGISLRYALRKEAPAVDGYLLIAPNFGDPVRHPPPEPSSEEAREGSRYVQMNGKRLMGQIFLGLVGIHVFERLPVINFNKPPEFPAYSFAAIASAQPNPPEDAAVALEAIKVPLLVVVGANDEVFDAGRYEPLVSTHSKGETHVFAGLTHQGVLNSPAVHDRIGVWYATLGE
- a CDS encoding DUF1772 domain-containing protein, with protein sequence MDLYLTSLFLSSLLCSLVAGFLWAFACVAMPGIRRLDDLAFLEAFKAIDGVIQDRQPLFLAVWAGACVAVVVSAVLALWHLEGAHRILAVAASGLFLFGVQGPTVMVHLPLNDRLQRQDLESLDGAAREEICRQFEASWIRWNIVRAFFAVIASALLIGLALNL
- a CDS encoding DUF4345 domain-containing protein, which gives rise to MKNPLTRILLLVSGGLLLAVGCATLLQPHAFFAANGIALGNDPSELSEVRAPGGLLIGCALAILLGAVRASSTQTALILATMVYGLFGGSRLISIALDGLPSNPLIWAMATELIIGAMCLLALSCFVRRQAISRQLDASSRSGTARTEIQAPVDLSERRNHGPV
- a CDS encoding NAD(P)H-binding protein, whose amino-acid sequence is MKSSSNLSASTQGRILVLGGTGKTGRRIAARLESMGRPVRIGSRSAQPPFDWHRQAGWDACLEGVEAVYISYAPDLAMPGATDAIQALVDRAGKHGVSRLVLLSGRGEAEAQACERIVRESGLAWTIVRASWFFQNFTEGAFAEMVETGRITLPTDETPEPFVDVDDIAEVAVAALTGPGHEGETYEVTGPQLMTFADIAAEISRATGSEVTFLPVPHAAFLKEVAASGAPKEVVWMLDYLFSTVLDGRNAHLADGVQRALGRPPKDFADFARAVAATGRWRAVA